In Roseofilum reptotaenium CS-1145, the following proteins share a genomic window:
- a CDS encoding MBL fold metallo-hydrolase: MSLTQQQFTVHFWGVRGSIPCPGPETVRYGGNTSCIEMRVGGHRLIFDGGTGLRVLGQYLLRHMPIDAHLFFTHSHWDHIQGFPFFTPAFIPGNTFNIYGCIAPNGETIENRLNNQMLHPNFPVPLKVMGSTLVFNDIQVNKPIKFNDVIIENAPLNHPGEAVGYRVSWEGHTAAYVSDTEHYPDRMDENVLFLAQDADVMIYDATYTDAEYNHPKTSKVGWGHSTWQEAVKVAKAANVKKLVIFHHDPLHNDEFLDKVGEDVAQAFPDSLMAREGLSLTLVAPASDPPETENSD; encoded by the coding sequence ATGTCTCTGACACAACAACAATTCACTGTTCATTTTTGGGGCGTTCGTGGTTCAATTCCCTGCCCCGGCCCTGAAACGGTTCGCTATGGCGGCAATACGTCTTGTATTGAAATGCGCGTTGGCGGTCATCGTCTAATCTTTGATGGGGGTACAGGATTACGGGTATTAGGCCAATATCTCTTAAGGCATATGCCCATTGATGCTCATTTATTCTTTACTCACTCCCATTGGGATCATATTCAAGGCTTTCCCTTTTTTACCCCAGCATTTATTCCTGGTAATACGTTTAATATATACGGTTGCATTGCTCCCAATGGAGAAACGATCGAGAACCGTTTAAATAACCAAATGCTACACCCCAATTTTCCCGTCCCCCTGAAAGTGATGGGATCGACCTTGGTATTTAACGACATACAGGTCAACAAACCGATTAAGTTCAATGATGTGATTATTGAAAATGCCCCTCTGAATCATCCAGGGGAAGCAGTCGGGTATCGCGTCAGTTGGGAAGGGCATACAGCGGCCTATGTCAGTGATACAGAACATTACCCGGATCGCATGGATGAGAATGTTTTATTCTTAGCTCAAGATGCCGATGTGATGATTTATGATGCCACTTATACTGATGCTGAATATAATCATCCCAAGACTAGTAAAGTGGGTTGGGGCCATTCCACTTGGCAAGAAGCGGTCAAGGTGGCTAAAGCTGCCAATGTGAAGAAATTAGTCATCTTTCATCACGACCCCCTTCACAATGATGAATTTCTGGATAAGGTTGGTGAAGATGTGGCCCAAGCCTTCCCCGATAGCTTGATGGCTAGGGAAGGATTATCCTTAACTTTGGTTGCGCCTGCCTCCGATCCCCCAGAAACTGAGAACTCTGATTAG
- a CDS encoding B12-binding domain-containing radical SAM protein produces MKVKMILPALTEALSPHWRPIKYSLFPPLGLATIASFFSPEDEIDLQDEHVETLNLDDRPDLVIIQVYITSAYRAYELADRYRQKGTYIVLGGLHVTALPEEAKEYADTIFLGPGEDTWPRFLADFRAGHPQKRYVSQERDLLSAPPLRRDLIKRNLYLVPNSIVVSRGCPHHCDFCYKDAFFQGGKSFYTQSVDQALVEIERLPGRYLFFLDDHLFGNAKFARDLFTGMLGMNRIWQAAGTIQAVLQPHLLELAVESGLRSLFIGFETLNTNNLRQQHKYHNLNRDYTAAIRRLQDLGVMINGSFVFGMDEDDESVFETTVEWAISQGIETATFHILTPYPGTPLYERMLKEGRILTQNWDRYDTRHVVFQPAKMSPETLEAGYWQAYKDFYRWSAIWQGAATKTSLNYRLRHLVYAGSWKKLEPFWDWVIRGHQLAKMMPILESVLQGFDRVSTPWKSLHTQEFEKSAQFRT; encoded by the coding sequence ATGAAAGTTAAAATGATTTTACCGGCTTTAACCGAAGCCCTTAGTCCCCATTGGCGGCCGATTAAATATTCCCTATTTCCCCCTTTAGGTTTGGCTACAATTGCCTCATTTTTTAGTCCAGAAGATGAGATTGATTTACAGGATGAGCATGTGGAAACCTTAAATTTAGACGATCGGCCAGATTTAGTGATTATTCAAGTGTATATCACTTCGGCTTATCGAGCTTATGAATTAGCCGATCGCTATCGTCAAAAAGGGACGTATATTGTTTTAGGAGGATTGCACGTCACGGCCTTACCGGAAGAAGCAAAAGAGTATGCCGATACAATATTTTTGGGGCCAGGAGAGGATACTTGGCCGCGTTTTTTAGCCGATTTTCGGGCCGGTCATCCCCAAAAGAGATATGTTTCTCAAGAACGAGATTTACTGAGCGCTCCTCCCCTTCGTCGAGATTTAATTAAGCGCAATTTATATCTAGTTCCCAATTCTATTGTGGTTTCTAGAGGTTGTCCCCATCATTGTGATTTTTGTTATAAAGATGCGTTTTTCCAAGGAGGGAAATCGTTCTATACTCAATCGGTCGATCAGGCATTAGTAGAGATTGAACGGTTACCTGGACGTTATTTATTTTTTCTAGACGATCATTTGTTTGGCAATGCCAAATTTGCCAGGGATTTATTTACTGGTATGCTGGGCATGAATCGCATTTGGCAAGCAGCAGGAACGATTCAGGCTGTCTTACAACCCCATCTGTTGGAATTGGCGGTTGAAAGTGGTTTGAGAAGTTTATTTATCGGGTTTGAAACCTTAAATACTAATAATTTACGCCAACAGCATAAATATCATAACTTAAATCGGGATTATACGGCTGCTATTCGGCGCTTACAGGATTTGGGAGTGATGATTAATGGCAGTTTTGTCTTTGGGATGGATGAGGATGATGAGAGTGTTTTTGAGACGACGGTAGAGTGGGCTATTTCCCAGGGGATTGAAACGGCAACTTTTCATATTCTTACTCCTTATCCTGGTACACCGCTCTATGAACGAATGCTGAAAGAAGGACGAATTTTGACCCAAAATTGGGATAGGTATGATACTCGTCATGTGGTCTTCCAACCGGCAAAAATGAGTCCAGAAACGTTGGAAGCCGGTTATTGGCAAGCCTATAAGGACTTTTATCGGTGGAGTGCAATTTGGCAAGGAGCAGCAACCAAAACCAGTCTAAATTACCGCCTACGCCATTTAGTGTATGCTGGCAGTTGGAAAAAACTAGAACCGTTCTGGGATTGGGTGATTCGAGGTCACCAATTGGCGAAAATGATGCCGATTTTAGAATCGGTTTTACAAGGTTTCGATCGCGTTTCTACGCCTTGGAAGAGTCTCCATACTCAAGAATTCGAGAAATCGGCACAGTTCAGAACTTGA
- a CDS encoding bifunctional riboflavin kinase/FAD synthetase: MWSIASPITALKPTAIALGNFDGVHRGHQQVIQPIAGSGHFGRDLYSSVITFFPHPQEVLTGEKKLLLTPPEEKAAYLHQMGVDQLVIVPFNQQLAHLGPQEFVSQILVESLQAKIISVGEDFRFGYQRRGSVEDLTAIAAQWGIKVIITPLQNCQEGRISSSQIRLALTDGDLLQVKRLLGRPYQLQGKVIKGQQLGRTLGFPTANLNVPPQKFLPRFGVYSVRVYNPLWTETQPVMGVMNLGNRPTVDGVQPTLEVHLLNWSGDLYDQTLHVELESFLRPEQKFASLDALKAQIAADCETALSGVGSWQ; this comes from the coding sequence GTGTGGTCTATTGCTTCCCCGATAACGGCTCTAAAGCCAACGGCGATCGCCCTGGGCAACTTTGACGGAGTTCACCGGGGACATCAACAAGTGATTCAACCTATTGCCGGTTCTGGGCACTTTGGCCGTGACCTCTATTCCAGTGTGATCACCTTTTTCCCGCATCCCCAAGAAGTCTTAACAGGAGAAAAAAAGTTACTGCTCACCCCCCCAGAGGAAAAAGCAGCCTATCTGCATCAGATGGGGGTGGATCAATTGGTGATTGTTCCCTTTAACCAACAGCTTGCTCATCTTGGTCCTCAAGAATTTGTCAGCCAAATTCTGGTCGAATCTCTGCAAGCCAAGATCATTAGTGTTGGGGAAGACTTTCGATTTGGCTATCAGCGTCGCGGAAGTGTGGAGGACTTAACGGCGATCGCCGCTCAATGGGGTATTAAAGTGATTATTACACCTCTGCAAAACTGCCAAGAAGGACGTATCAGCAGTTCCCAAATCCGATTAGCCTTAACTGATGGTGACCTCTTGCAAGTCAAACGGCTTCTTGGGAGGCCCTACCAACTTCAGGGTAAAGTGATCAAAGGACAACAACTCGGCCGTACCCTCGGATTTCCCACCGCCAACCTCAACGTTCCTCCCCAAAAATTCTTACCTCGCTTCGGAGTCTACAGCGTCCGCGTTTATAACCCCCTCTGGACAGAGACTCAACCCGTGATGGGAGTGATGAACCTCGGCAATAGACCCACCGTGGATGGGGTGCAACCAACCCTCGAAGTTCACCTCTTGAATTGGTCAGGAGACTTATACGATCAAACCCTGCATGTTGAACTTGAATCCTTCCTCCGTCCAGAACAAAAATTTGCCTCCCTTGATGCTCTCAAAGCTCAAATTGCAGCCGACTGTGAAACGGCACTATCGGGAGTGGGGAGTTGGCAGTAG
- the surE gene encoding 5'/3'-nucleotidase SurE produces MKLLVSNDDGIFAQGIRTLANTLAKAGHQVSVVCPDRERSATGHGLTLHKPIRAEEIDSVFDPRVKAWACSGTPSDCVKLALAALLPEKPDYVLSGINHGANLGTDILYSGTVSAAMEGLIEKIPAIAFSLTSYTMQDFSVAANFAESLVTALKQNEPFAPLLLNVNIPPVKAEAITGVAITRQGTRRYEEMFEKRIDPRGKTYYWLAGELTEDVLDPPSQSSSASPLLTDVQAIRKNYITITPLHYNLTCSSGLENLNHQRLHLPYPVFGTANDLD; encoded by the coding sequence ATGAAACTCCTAGTCAGTAATGATGATGGCATCTTTGCCCAAGGGATTCGCACCTTAGCTAATACGTTAGCCAAAGCGGGCCACCAGGTGAGCGTGGTTTGTCCAGACCGGGAACGGTCTGCTACCGGCCATGGTCTCACCTTACATAAACCTATCCGTGCAGAAGAAATTGATTCCGTCTTCGATCCGAGAGTAAAAGCCTGGGCCTGTTCTGGCACACCCTCGGATTGTGTTAAATTGGCTCTGGCAGCCTTACTGCCGGAAAAACCCGATTATGTCCTATCTGGAATTAATCATGGAGCGAACTTGGGGACTGATATTCTCTATTCAGGAACCGTTTCCGCTGCGATGGAAGGATTAATCGAAAAAATCCCGGCGATCGCCTTCAGTTTGACCAGTTATACCATGCAAGACTTCAGCGTAGCCGCCAACTTTGCCGAATCCTTAGTCACTGCTCTAAAACAGAACGAACCCTTTGCTCCTCTGTTGCTCAATGTCAACATTCCTCCGGTCAAAGCTGAGGCGATTACCGGAGTCGCCATTACCCGTCAAGGGACTCGTCGCTATGAAGAAATGTTTGAAAAACGCATCGATCCCAGAGGAAAAACTTACTATTGGCTGGCTGGAGAACTAACTGAAGATGTGCTAGATCCCCCTTCTCAAAGCTCTTCAGCTTCTCCCCTGCTCACAGATGTGCAAGCGATTCGCAAAAACTATATTACAATTACTCCCTTACACTATAACTTGACTTGCTCTTCAGGCTTAGAAAATCTGAACCATCAAAGGCTGCATCTACCCTACCCTGTCTTCGGTACAGCCAACGATCTTGATTGA